Proteins co-encoded in one Flavivirga eckloniae genomic window:
- the gltX gene encoding glutamate--tRNA ligase, whose amino-acid sequence MTKNVRVRFAPSPTGPLHIGGVRTALFNYLFAKKYNGTFVLRIEDTDQTRYVEGAEKYIIDALNWCDMAYDEGPGKNETFGPYRQSERKHLYKQYADELIASGNAYYAFDTAETLDFHRKDHETKGKTFIYNWHNRLKLSNSLSLSEEEVKAKLDAGEDYVIRFKSPQDETLHLTDIIRGDIKIDTNILDDKVLFKSDGMPTYHLANIVDDHLMEITHVIRGEEWLPSLALHYQLYKAFGWDAPEFAHLPLILKPTGKGKLSKRDGDKLGFPVFPLEWTDPKTKDVSRGYKEDGYFPEAMVNFLAFLGWNPGTEQEIFSMDALIEAFDLSRVNKSGARFDPDKTKWFNHHYMQEQNNDDLAELFKPIVDEKVNEIDINYIALVIGLIKERATFVSDLWGLSHFFFQAPNSYDEKASKKAFKEGTKELMQELVSIINGIEDFSVENLQTKIKGWITDNEIGFGKVMMPLRLALVGALQGPDVFDIMFMIGEKESIKRIETAIASL is encoded by the coding sequence ATGACCAAAAACGTTCGCGTGCGTTTTGCACCAAGCCCAACAGGACCTTTACACATAGGAGGCGTACGTACGGCTTTATTCAACTATTTATTTGCAAAAAAATACAACGGAACTTTTGTTCTTAGAATTGAAGATACCGACCAAACAAGATATGTTGAAGGTGCCGAAAAGTATATCATAGATGCGCTTAACTGGTGTGATATGGCTTATGATGAGGGCCCGGGTAAGAATGAAACATTTGGACCTTACAGACAAAGCGAACGTAAGCACTTATACAAGCAATATGCCGATGAGTTAATAGCATCTGGTAATGCATACTATGCTTTCGATACTGCTGAAACATTGGATTTTCACAGAAAAGACCATGAAACAAAAGGGAAAACGTTTATTTACAACTGGCATAATCGTTTAAAATTGAGTAATTCTTTATCGCTTAGTGAGGAAGAAGTAAAAGCAAAATTAGATGCTGGAGAAGATTACGTGATTCGATTTAAATCTCCTCAAGATGAAACACTACACTTAACAGATATTATTCGTGGTGATATAAAAATTGATACTAATATATTAGATGATAAGGTATTGTTTAAAAGCGATGGTATGCCAACGTATCATTTAGCGAATATTGTAGACGACCATTTAATGGAAATAACTCACGTTATTCGTGGTGAAGAATGGCTACCGTCTTTGGCTCTACATTATCAATTATATAAAGCCTTTGGATGGGATGCTCCGGAGTTTGCTCATTTACCTTTAATTTTAAAGCCAACAGGAAAAGGAAAGCTAAGCAAGCGCGATGGTGATAAATTAGGGTTCCCGGTATTTCCTTTAGAATGGACAGATCCTAAAACTAAAGACGTTTCCAGAGGTTATAAAGAAGATGGCTATTTTCCGGAAGCCATGGTAAACTTCCTAGCATTTTTAGGATGGAATCCAGGAACGGAACAAGAAATTTTTAGCATGGATGCCCTTATTGAAGCTTTCGATTTAAGTCGTGTTAATAAATCGGGTGCCCGTTTCGATCCTGATAAAACAAAGTGGTTTAATCATCACTACATGCAAGAACAAAATAATGATGATTTGGCTGAATTATTTAAACCGATTGTAGATGAAAAAGTAAATGAGATCGATATAAACTACATAGCTTTAGTCATTGGTTTAATAAAAGAACGTGCCACTTTTGTTTCCGATCTTTGGGGATTAAGCCATTTCTTTTTTCAAGCACCGAATAGTTACGATGAAAAAGCATCGAAAAAAGCTTTTAAAGAAGGAACAAAAGAACTTATGCAGGAATTGGTTTCTATAATTAATGGCATTGAGGATTTTTCTGTAGAAAACCTTCAAACCAAAATTAAAGGATGGATTACAGATAACGAAATAGGTTTTGGTAAGGTAATGATGCCTTTACGTTTAGCATTAGTAGGCGCTTTACAAGGCCCTGATGTGTTTGATATTATGTTTATGATTGGAGAAAAGGAAAGTATTAAGCGTATAGAAACGGCTATTGCTTCTTTATAA
- a CDS encoding DUF4175 family protein translates to MDSNFKNIQNKLEAFIKRYYTNELLKGSILFFAIGLLYFLFTLFIEHILWLSTLARTVLFWLFIAVELALIIKFIAIPLAKLFKLQKGINYEDASRIIGQHFPEVNDKLLNVLQLHQNKSQSELLLAGIEQKSLELSPVPFKLAINLKKNLGYLKYAAIPVVILLLTFLTGNFSWFSDSYERVVHYKTAYEPPAPFQFFVVNDNLKAIENNDFKLIVKTAGELTPESAQITYNDETYFLQQKGIGEFEYVFSQLKSDVTFELSANDVRSKPYDIKVVEVPSLLSFEMVLDYPNYTKKKDETLKSTGNALVPEGTNIVWQLKTKATEQVYLYANDTISFSSDEPGAFEASKRVYKNLDYSLSTSNKNLKNYENLAFSIGVVKDEYPEINLKVETDSLDLQTLYFYGQVSDDYGFSKLQLVYYPSDNEKDKKFEKIPVSNSNIADFISAFPNNLNIKEGIPYELYFQVFDNDAVNKYKSVKSNIFSYRKRTKEEEAQKNLQEQNETIKDLNKSLEKFDEQDKKLEELTKTQKEKSTLNFNDKKKLESFFKRQKQQDEMMKNFNKKLKDNLEEFQKDNLKEDQFKEDLKKRLEENEEQLKKDEKILDELKELLEKINKEEELTQKMEELAKQNKNKKRSLEQLLELTKRFYVEKKLEKLKDDLKKLAEEQEELSNKSEQENTKEKQEELNKEFEEFTKQLEELKKDSKALKKPIDIPQDKLEENEIKKEQKNASEELEKKEGEQPSEEKKENQEEQQKKNENLKNAQKSQKKAAQKMKKMSQQMQSSMQAGGGEQMQEDVEMLRQILDNLVLFSFDQEDVMKKFKNIDANHNKFASYLRKQNNLKEHFEHIDDSLFALSLRQPKISEKVNKEITEVYYNIDKSLDQLAENRLYQGISSQQFAVTAANNLANFLSDVLDNMQENLSMSPGKGGDGDMQLPDIIMSQEELNKMMKEGMKKGEQGQPKQEGKGEKEGEKGDKKEGDKGEQGDKEGKEGKGKDGKQNGGEGEGTNEDLNGLLYEIYQQQQQLRKALEKKLAKEGKGGNGDALLRKMEDIELDLLNKGFTNQTLQKMLQLKHQLLKMENATFQQGEDDKRESKTNKNNFNNKTNNQIPTAKQYFKTTEILNRQALPLQQVYKKKVQEYFKQNND, encoded by the coding sequence ATGGATAGTAATTTTAAAAACATACAGAACAAATTAGAAGCCTTTATTAAGCGCTATTATACCAATGAATTGCTTAAAGGCTCTATTTTATTCTTTGCTATTGGCTTGTTATATTTTTTATTCACATTATTTATTGAACATATTCTATGGCTAAGCACATTGGCTAGAACGGTTTTGTTTTGGTTGTTCATAGCAGTAGAATTGGCGCTTATTATTAAGTTTATAGCCATTCCTTTAGCTAAATTATTCAAACTTCAAAAAGGAATTAATTACGAAGATGCGTCGAGAATTATCGGGCAACATTTCCCTGAGGTGAATGATAAGTTACTAAACGTTCTTCAACTACACCAAAATAAATCGCAGTCTGAATTACTTTTAGCGGGCATCGAACAGAAATCTTTAGAACTTAGTCCGGTTCCTTTTAAATTGGCTATTAATTTAAAAAAGAATCTAGGTTATTTAAAATACGCTGCTATTCCTGTAGTAATTTTATTACTCACCTTTTTAACTGGTAATTTTAGTTGGTTTAGCGATAGTTACGAACGTGTGGTTCATTACAAGACTGCTTACGAGCCGCCAGCACCGTTTCAATTTTTTGTAGTAAACGACAATTTAAAAGCTATAGAGAACAACGATTTCAAATTAATCGTGAAAACGGCAGGGGAACTCACCCCAGAAAGTGCACAAATAACGTATAACGACGAAACCTATTTTTTACAACAAAAGGGAATAGGTGAGTTTGAATATGTGTTTTCGCAACTTAAATCGGATGTAACTTTTGAGCTATCGGCTAATGACGTAAGATCTAAACCTTATGACATTAAAGTTGTTGAGGTACCATCTTTATTGAGCTTCGAAATGGTTCTTGATTATCCTAATTATACCAAAAAGAAAGATGAAACTTTAAAAAGTACCGGGAATGCCTTGGTACCTGAAGGCACAAATATTGTTTGGCAATTAAAAACCAAAGCGACCGAGCAGGTGTATTTGTACGCCAACGATACGATTAGTTTTTCTTCTGACGAACCAGGAGCTTTTGAAGCTTCTAAGCGTGTTTATAAAAATTTAGATTACAGCTTAAGTACTAGTAATAAAAACCTTAAAAATTACGAAAATTTAGCGTTCAGCATTGGTGTGGTTAAAGATGAATATCCGGAAATTAATTTAAAAGTAGAAACGGATAGCTTGGATTTACAAACACTTTATTTTTATGGTCAGGTGAGCGACGATTATGGCTTTAGTAAATTACAGCTCGTTTACTATCCTTCGGATAATGAAAAAGACAAGAAGTTTGAAAAGATTCCTGTTTCTAATTCGAACATAGCCGACTTTATTAGTGCTTTTCCCAATAACTTGAATATTAAAGAGGGGATTCCTTATGAATTATATTTTCAGGTATTCGATAATGATGCCGTTAATAAATATAAATCTGTTAAAAGTAATATCTTTTCATATAGAAAAAGAACCAAGGAAGAAGAGGCTCAAAAGAATTTACAAGAACAAAATGAAACCATTAAAGATTTAAATAAATCTTTAGAAAAATTTGATGAGCAGGACAAAAAATTAGAAGAGCTTACCAAAACACAAAAAGAAAAATCCACATTAAATTTTAACGATAAGAAAAAGTTAGAGTCATTTTTTAAACGTCAGAAACAACAGGACGAAATGATGAAAAACTTCAACAAAAAGTTAAAGGATAATTTGGAAGAATTTCAAAAGGATAATTTAAAAGAAGATCAGTTTAAAGAGGACTTAAAAAAGCGTTTAGAAGAAAACGAGGAGCAACTCAAAAAAGATGAAAAGATTCTAGATGAGTTAAAAGAACTTCTAGAAAAAATAAATAAAGAAGAGGAGCTCACTCAAAAAATGGAAGAGCTTGCCAAGCAGAATAAAAATAAAAAACGAAGCTTGGAACAGCTACTGGAATTAACAAAGCGCTTTTATGTAGAAAAGAAATTAGAAAAACTTAAGGATGATTTAAAAAAACTTGCCGAGGAACAAGAAGAACTATCTAATAAATCTGAGCAGGAAAATACCAAAGAAAAGCAAGAAGAACTCAATAAAGAATTTGAAGAATTTACAAAACAATTAGAAGAGCTAAAAAAGGATAGTAAGGCTTTAAAAAAACCAATTGATATTCCTCAAGACAAATTAGAGGAAAATGAAATTAAAAAAGAACAAAAAAATGCTTCAGAGGAATTAGAAAAAAAAGAAGGAGAACAACCTTCTGAGGAAAAGAAGGAGAATCAAGAAGAGCAACAAAAGAAGAACGAAAATTTAAAGAACGCACAAAAGAGTCAGAAAAAAGCAGCTCAGAAAATGAAAAAAATGAGCCAGCAAATGCAAAGTTCTATGCAAGCAGGTGGTGGTGAACAAATGCAAGAAGATGTTGAAATGCTCAGACAAATTTTAGATAATCTTGTATTGTTTTCTTTCGATCAGGAAGACGTCATGAAAAAGTTTAAAAACATAGATGCTAATCATAATAAGTTTGCTTCGTATTTACGTAAACAAAATAATTTAAAAGAACATTTTGAGCATATAGACGATAGCTTGTTTGCCTTATCGCTACGTCAGCCAAAAATATCAGAAAAAGTAAATAAAGAAATTACGGAGGTTTATTATAACATAGATAAATCTCTAGATCAATTAGCCGAGAATAGATTATATCAAGGTATCTCTAGTCAACAATTTGCTGTAACGGCAGCAAATAACTTAGCTAACTTTTTAAGTGATGTTCTGGACAATATGCAGGAGAATTTAAGTATGTCTCCAGGAAAAGGAGGAGATGGCGATATGCAATTACCAGATATTATTATGAGCCAAGAAGAACTTAATAAAATGATGAAGGAGGGTATGAAAAAAGGCGAACAAGGACAACCCAAACAAGAGGGTAAAGGAGAAAAGGAAGGTGAGAAAGGAGATAAAAAAGAAGGAGACAAAGGCGAACAAGGAGATAAAGAAGGGAAGGAAGGAAAAGGAAAAGATGGAAAACAAAACGGAGGAGAAGGTGAAGGAACCAACGAGGATTTAAATGGATTGTTATACGAAATATACCAACAACAACAACAGCTTCGAAAAGCTCTGGAAAAAAAATTAGCCAAAGAAGGAAAAGGAGGTAATGGAGATGCGTTGCTAAGAAAAATGGAAGATATTGAATTGGATTTATTGAACAAAGGATTCACGAATCAAACACTTCAAAAAATGCTCCAGTTAAAGCATCAATTATTAAAAATGGAGAATGCTACTTTTCAGCAAGGCGAAGATGATAAAAGAGAATCTAAAACGAATAAAAATAATTTCAATAATAAAACAAACAATCAAATTCCAACAGCTAAACAATATTTTAAAACTACAGAAATATTAAACCGACAAGCTTTACCTTTGCAACAAGTTTATAAAAAGAAAGTGCAAGAATATTTTAAGCAGAATAATGATTAA
- the ybeY gene encoding rRNA maturation RNase YbeY, which translates to MINFNYETEFSLKDEKVISNWILDTISEEGYKLEEINYVFCNDEYLHKLNVEFLNHDTLTDIISFDYSVGKLIQGDIFISVERVEDNAKDFSVPFKEELHRVIIHGILHYCGYKDKSDSEAKLMREKENHYLEQLV; encoded by the coding sequence ATGATTAACTTCAATTACGAAACCGAATTTTCTTTAAAAGATGAAAAGGTAATTTCCAACTGGATTTTAGATACAATATCTGAAGAAGGGTATAAATTAGAGGAAATAAATTATGTGTTTTGTAATGATGAATACCTTCATAAACTAAATGTAGAATTTCTTAATCATGATACACTAACAGATATTATTAGTTTTGATTATTCTGTTGGAAAACTCATCCAGGGAGATATCTTTATTTCTGTTGAAAGGGTAGAAGACAATGCTAAGGATTTCTCTGTTCCTTTTAAAGAAGAATTACACCGGGTTATTATTCATGGTATACTTCATTATTGTGGTTACAAAGATAAATCGGACTCGGAAGCCAAGTTAATGCGAGAAAAAGAAAACCATTATTTGGAGCAATTGGTTTAA